Within the Saccharopolyspora gloriosae genome, the region TCTGGCAGGGGCAACGAACTGGGATCTCGTTTCAGAAGGCGCTGCATCGCGTTCGGCCCCTTGGTGAGATCGACTCGCGGTACCTGCTGTACTTTTTGCGAAACATTGCATCTACCGGCGAAATCTTGAGCTACGCGACCGGTAGCACTATCAAGCACCTTCCGCAACAGAAGCTGAAAGAGATCAGAATACCGCTTCCGCCGTTGGCGGAGCAGCGCCGCATCGTCGCCGCCCTCGAAGGTCATCTGTCCAGGCTGGATGCTGGCCGTGCGCTAGTCGACTCAGCTGAGGCAAGGTTGCGTAAAATGCCACTTTTGATCGCCAATGAGGCTGCGGAAGTGTGCGAAAGTTCCCGAAGTCCTGGCTTTTTTACCAATGGAAATCGATCCGATATTACAATTGGCCCCTTTGGTAGTAGCCTGAAGGTGTCGGACTATGAGAAGTATGGCGTGCCACTCGTATTCGTGAGAAATATCCGATCCGGAAGTTTCGGCGGATCTGACGGGAAGTATATTTCCCAGAGTAAATCTCTCGAATTATCTGCGCATTCCGTTCGGCGTGGCGATATTTTGATTACGAAAATGGGCGACCCTCCTGGTGATGCCGCCGTTTATTCGCTGGCTGAGGATGGGGTGATAACCGCTGACTGTATCCGGATTCGGCCAAGGGGGGAGATAAATCCGGATCTGGTTTCGTTGCTGATTGGTTCCAGTGTGGTCCGTCGGAAAATCTTGTCCATAACAAGCGGTGTTGCTCAAAAGAAGGTCAACCTAAAAAGATTTCGTGAGGAGATTGAGATTCCTTACCCGCGACTGGAGGACCAGGGGGCGCTGTTCAGTCGAGCGAGCCAATGGTTGTCCGCGTCGAACCGGTTAGCGGAGGAAGTTTCTCAAGCCACGGCTCGTTTTGGGCGGTTGCGGCAGTCCTTGTTGCGAGAGGCATTCGCCGGGCGGTTGGTGGAGCAGGATTCGGGGGATGAGCCTGCTTCCGTTTTGTTGGAGCGGATTCGGGCTGAGCGGGAGAATGCGCCGAAGGTGGGGCGTGGGCGGAAGCCTCGTGGCGTGAAGAAGGCCGGGGGCGATGGCGCTGCGGCGGGGACGACGTTCGATTCAGGGCGGCCGTTGCCGGAGCCGGTGGGGCGAGGGACGCAGGACTCGCTCGATTTGGGGCTGTGAACGTCAGTTTTCCGTGTCGGATGGTCACCGTAGTTGCAGTTTGTCTAGGGCGAGGTTGTTCGCGGTGGCGGGTCCTTGGTGGACCGAGTAGACGATGCCGTTGTAGACGAGGTCCCAGAGCGCGCGCTTGCGTTGGAGCTGACGCAGCGAGGCGCCAGCGAAGCCGCCGTGGATGTCGGTCAGCTCGATACCGATGGATTGGCCACCTGCTTGGTATTCGACCGTGACTTTCCGGATTTCGTACAACTTGACGTACGTTTTGCTGCTGGTGGCGAACCAGTCCGCGCCCGCTGAGAATCCTTTGCGGCGGCCAATGAAGTACGAGACGATCGGTGGCCAAATCGCAAAGAGCCAGAGCCACCAAGTGCTCATCCAGGAGAATCCCCAGTCGCGGATGCAAAAGAATCCTACGATTGCTAATCCTAGAAAAATTCCACCTATGGTCGAGTCGCTCTCTTCGGCTTGGTACCACTCCAGTAGTGGGCCTTCTCCTTTAGGGGCTTGGGGAAACTTTGCTCGGCTCTTGTTTGTTTTTCCTTCGGTCTTCCACTTTGTGATCACGGGGGCTTGTGGCGGCCGGGGCTCGCCGGTTGTCACGTCGGGCTTCGGAGCCGCTTTCGGCACGCCACCCACCTTTCTCCCTGGGGCTTCGCAGGAGGCAAGCTTAGTCGAAGAGGTTCCAGCCCTCGTCTACGGCGATGCCGACCCCGATTCCGATGATCGCGCCTCCGATGACCCCAACCGGGCCGCCGAAGGCTGCGCCGATCGCCGCGCCGGATACCGCGCCGGACACGAACGAAGCTCCACCTGACACGGCCGCTTGAGTGGCGTCTTTCCCCTGGCTGATGTCGTATCCCACGCCGGCCGCAGTAAAGCCCAGTCCGATGAACGGCAACTTCTGGGCAAGCTTGGTCGACCCTCTGAGTAGCGCGTTCGTTGAAGTCGGAGTGTGTGCCGGTGCGAGCTTGAGGTCGAGAAAGGTCTTCGCTCGGTCCGGTAGTTTGTCCATCGCGGCTGCGATTCGGGTCGGGTAGGCCTCGGCGAGGGCGGTCGCTTTGGCGGTGCTGCGTTCGGCGGCGAGTTGGGCGGCTTGGAAGCGGCCTGCCGCGCTCATGCTGGTGTTCTGGGCGAGTTTCCCCGGCAACTCGGCTGATTTCACGCTATCGGCGATCGCTTTCCACTTCGATGAGTTCGCGGTGACCGCTCCGGCCAAACCGGTCGAAACATCTCCCAAGGTCAGTGACAGCTTGACCGGGTCGACGACTCCTGCGACGGAGCGGACGATCACGTTCTGGGAGTCGGTTTCGGTTTTCTTCGCTTGTGCGACGGTTTCGGCGGCTTCGCGGTAGGCCTTGATCTTGCGCTGGTAGTCGGCTGCGGCTGCTACGGAAGCGTTGTGGTGTTGCGTCTGCTGCTGGGTGGCGGAGCCGTCGGAAGGCAGCGGTGCCGGCTCGGGCGGCGCGTCTCCCGGTGGCTGGATCTTGAAACCGTTGATCTTCAGGCCGCCGTCGGTCGCCGCGTCGCGGGCGTGCTGCATCTGGGCTCGGGCGGTGCGCAGGCCGTCGGCGTGGATCTCCATCGCGCTGCACACTTCGGAGACCATCTGCACGGTGTCACCCGCCATCCGCGCGCCTTGGAAGGCGACGTCGCGGAAGGC harbors:
- a CDS encoding restriction endonuclease subunit S, whose amino-acid sequence is MSDLPDGWEWTTLGEIASTTLGKMLDRSKSSGELTVPYLRNVNVQWGSISLDSLLEMSMSPDELEVFSLVAGDLLVCEGGEVGRSAIWQGQRTGISFQKALHRVRPLGEIDSRYLLYFLRNIASTGEILSYATGSTIKHLPQQKLKEIRIPLPPLAEQRRIVAALEGHLSRLDAGRALVDSAEARLRKMPLLIANEAAEVCESSRSPGFFTNGNRSDITIGPFGSSLKVSDYEKYGVPLVFVRNIRSGSFGGSDGKYISQSKSLELSAHSVRRGDILITKMGDPPGDAAVYSLAEDGVITADCIRIRPRGEINPDLVSLLIGSSVVRRKILSITSGVAQKKVNLKRFREEIEIPYPRLEDQGALFSRASQWLSASNRLAEEVSQATARFGRLRQSLLREAFAGRLVEQDSGDEPASVLLERIRAERENAPKVGRGRKPRGVKKAGGDGAAAGTTFDSGRPLPEPVGRGTQDSLDLGL